A single region of the Borrelia hermsii DAH genome encodes:
- a CDS encoding chemotaxis protein CheB: MQKKIYVLVIEASSVNRKVISDIINSSLKLEVIATAANTDFALKKLKKHPDVILLSLETETIQEIAFIKKKQNINNNLPVIILSSNKDIAKNAILKGADDLIIKTNDKLESIKDKIIDLLSVYGNKTIKNKIITNINSTFKTITNNRIEEDNLSTTEATDNNLIITKNKNETNNLHEEIIDEKALKKLKNRKFEIVVIGISTGGPAALKEILPEIPKNFPVPIIVVQHMPKEFTAEFARNLNNICNLAVKETSNKEILQKGFIYISSGGYHTRINKINENYQIEVFDAANVNGHKPSIGVLFKSISENVKEKAIALIMTGMGSDGSREIGDIKKAGGLTIAQDEQSSVVFGMPKIAIEENNVDYIVSISHVVKLLKAILIDG, translated from the coding sequence GTTAATAGAAAGGTTATATCAGACATCATAAACTCATCTTTAAAACTTGAAGTTATTGCAACTGCAGCTAATACAGACTTTGCTCTTAAAAAACTTAAAAAACACCCAGATGTAATACTACTCAGCTTAGAAACAGAAACAATTCAAGAAATCGCTTTCATAAAAAAAAAGCAAAATATCAATAACAATCTCCCTGTCATTATCCTCTCATCAAATAAAGATATAGCAAAAAATGCTATCTTAAAAGGTGCTGACGACCTCATAATAAAAACCAATGATAAATTAGAGAGCATAAAAGATAAAATTATTGATTTACTCTCAGTTTACGGAAACAAAACTATAAAAAATAAAATCATAACTAACATCAACTCCACATTCAAAACAATCACGAATAATAGAATCGAAGAAGACAATCTAAGTACAACAGAAGCAACAGATAACAATTTGATAATTACAAAAAATAAAAATGAGACTAATAACCTTCATGAAGAAATAATAGATGAAAAGGCTTTAAAAAAACTTAAAAACAGAAAATTTGAAATAGTTGTTATTGGGATATCTACAGGAGGCCCTGCAGCACTAAAGGAGATACTACCAGAAATTCCTAAAAACTTTCCTGTGCCAATAATAGTTGTTCAACATATGCCAAAAGAATTTACAGCAGAATTTGCAAGAAATCTTAACAATATTTGCAACTTAGCAGTCAAAGAAACAAGTAATAAAGAAATACTCCAAAAAGGATTCATATACATAAGTTCTGGGGGATACCATACAAGAATTAATAAAATAAACGAAAACTATCAAATAGAAGTCTTTGACGCTGCTAATGTAAACGGACACAAACCCTCTATAGGCGTACTATTTAAATCAATATCAGAAAATGTAAAAGAAAAAGCAATAGCTTTAATAATGACTGGAATGGGAAGTGATGGTTCTAGAGAAATTGGAGACATTAAAAAAGCTGGTGGACTGACTATTGCACAAGATGAGCAAAGTTCAGTGGTTTTTGGAATGCCAAAAATAGCAATAGAAGAAAATAATGTAGACTATATAGTTTCAATAAGTCATGTGGTAAAATTATTAAAAGCCATCCTTATTGATGGTTAA